A single window of Methanoregula sp. DNA harbors:
- the cbiM gene encoding cobalt transporter CbiM has product MHIPDAFIPIPQGIVYWIVALVFVALALRWAKNEMSEEKIPLIAVLAAGIFALQSFNLPVSMGTSGHLVGGALAAIVLGSPFAAVFILTLVLIVQGVLFGDGGITTMGANILNMGVIGGFVGFYTFKGLMAATKNVSIAAFVAAWLACLIPALACAVEMYLAGTFPLREGLVAMGLYHALIGVIEGFVTVVAIHLIVAARPDIVDFKIAAKDAQGVNV; this is encoded by the coding sequence ATGCACATACCTGACGCATTTATACCGATCCCGCAGGGCATTGTATACTGGATCGTTGCCCTGGTCTTTGTTGCACTTGCATTACGGTGGGCAAAGAATGAAATGAGCGAAGAAAAGATCCCGCTGATTGCAGTTCTTGCAGCCGGTATCTTTGCCCTCCAGTCTTTCAACCTTCCCGTCTCCATGGGGACGAGCGGGCATCTTGTCGGAGGCGCACTTGCAGCAATCGTGCTTGGATCACCCTTTGCCGCGGTCTTTATCCTGACACTCGTCCTTATCGTGCAGGGGGTCTTGTTTGGAGACGGCGGGATCACGACCATGGGTGCGAATATCCTGAATATGGGAGTGATCGGGGGCTTTGTCGGTTTCTACACTTTTAAGGGACTGATGGCAGCGACAAAAAATGTGAGCATCGCTGCATTCGTGGCAGCATGGCTTGCCTGCCTTATCCCGGCGCTTGCCTGTGCTGTTGAGATGTATTTAGCCGGCACCTTCCCGCTCAGGGAGGGATTGGTTGCAATGGGGTTATACCATGCGCTGATCGGGGTAATCGAAGGGTTCGTCACTGTCGTTGCTATCCACCTTATTGTTGCAGCCCGCCCGGATATTGTTGATTTTAAGATCGCAGCAAAAGATGCACAAGGAGTGAACGTGTAA
- a CDS encoding response regulator → MRWNTILFVVACLAVLSFAVPVHTQPLHGYEKILVIQLDYDNGVYHEESQYIRYGQGPNLNIMSGNLRAVISDVNDKEIKSFFVMEPGIATGDSIGTTEGGIPNLKEYLELSGSDEIVLTIPYKPDMQVLRLYDAQGNTPIISVDLTVSPSVFCADYPADPDCIQLNLQSRRPAPDTNIPAFYFSIFVVLIVIAATTAFIFKRRKTVSEILRKKRVLIVDDEPDLVELVRLLLEKQGYQSMSAPGGKECLDLIRQKKNIPDVILLDIMMKPMDGWETLEQIKTNPETKDIPVLMLTGKQLTAAEAKQYHVCIEDYIMKPFEKVQLYSAIEHVLIRKKNISENVSIAKKAGVAQETFCEYAKLSRHVDVNKKLIGLLQQAYGMQSINDLKDGEEYRIIEHMIINTRYSEDRLEQIQREIFSAFTAKGYPVPVW, encoded by the coding sequence ATGAGATGGAACACGATTCTTTTTGTTGTCGCATGCCTTGCAGTGCTGTCATTTGCAGTGCCTGTTCATACACAGCCTCTCCACGGATATGAAAAAATACTCGTGATTCAGCTCGATTACGACAATGGAGTCTATCATGAGGAGTCGCAGTATATCCGGTACGGACAGGGCCCAAATCTCAACATCATGTCGGGTAATCTCAGAGCAGTTATCTCGGATGTTAATGATAAAGAAATCAAATCATTTTTTGTCATGGAGCCCGGAATTGCGACAGGGGACTCAATCGGTACCACCGAAGGGGGCATTCCCAACCTTAAAGAATATTTGGAACTGTCCGGTTCCGATGAAATTGTCTTAACCATCCCCTACAAGCCGGATATGCAGGTGTTAAGGCTCTATGATGCACAGGGTAACACCCCCATCATCTCCGTCGACCTCACCGTTTCACCCTCAGTATTCTGCGCAGATTATCCTGCAGATCCCGATTGCATCCAGCTCAATCTGCAATCCCGCAGACCTGCACCGGACACGAATATCCCCGCGTTTTATTTTTCGATTTTTGTCGTTCTCATCGTAATCGCAGCGACAACAGCATTCATTTTTAAGCGAAGAAAAACCGTGTCAGAAATTTTAAGGAAAAAGAGAGTCCTTATTGTTGATGATGAGCCGGATCTCGTTGAACTGGTCAGACTGCTTCTCGAAAAGCAGGGATATCAAAGTATGTCTGCCCCCGGCGGGAAAGAATGCCTGGATCTAATCAGGCAAAAGAAAAATATTCCTGATGTCATTCTCCTTGACATCATGATGAAGCCCATGGATGGCTGGGAAACCCTTGAACAGATAAAAACCAATCCTGAAACAAAGGATATTCCTGTCCTGATGCTCACCGGGAAACAGCTCACTGCCGCAGAGGCGAAACAATACCACGTCTGTATTGAGGATTATATCATGAAACCATTTGAAAAAGTTCAACTTTATTCAGCGATCGAACATGTCCTGATCCGGAAAAAAAATATCAGTGAGAATGTTTCTATTGCCAAAAAGGCAGGGGTTGCGCAGGAGACGTTCTGTGAATATGCAAAACTCTCAAGGCATGTTGATGTGAATAAAAAACTGATTGGTCTCCTTCAGCAGGCCTACGGCATGCAGAGCATAAACGATTTGAAAGACGGTGAAGAGTACAGGATTATCGAACATATGATTATCAATACGAGATACAGTGAAGACCGTCTTGAACAGATACAACGTGAAATTTTTTCAGCATTCACAGCAAAAGGGTATCCGGTCCCTGTCTGGTGA
- a CDS encoding ATP-binding cassette domain-containing protein — protein sequence MHLIETRDLCYSYPHSVRALEGINFIAPRNARIAVIGSNGAGKSTLFKHFNGIFKPTSGSVLIRGEPITKHNIREVRKFVGIVFQNADDQIFSPTVEQDVAFGPTNLGLDEETIHHRVHEALKIVGIEDLAGRVPHHLSGGEKKRVAIAGVIAMEPEVLVLDEPTAGLDPQGVHDLIGFVNSLSRKYGMTVIFSTHDVALVAEVADYIYVMNKGRFVAEGSVEEIFIQPDMLKSMRLDVPVLPKLIQSLKKNGVPVTMAYTYDDAEKVLIQAFKGKI from the coding sequence ATGCACCTCATTGAAACACGGGATCTCTGTTATTCTTACCCCCATAGCGTCCGGGCACTGGAAGGGATCAATTTTATCGCCCCGCGGAATGCGAGGATTGCGGTTATCGGTTCAAACGGTGCCGGCAAGAGCACGCTTTTCAAGCACTTCAATGGTATCTTTAAACCTACTTCAGGCTCGGTCCTTATCAGGGGAGAACCTATCACAAAACATAATATCCGTGAGGTGCGGAAGTTCGTCGGGATCGTGTTCCAGAATGCTGACGACCAGATCTTTTCCCCCACGGTCGAGCAGGATGTCGCCTTTGGCCCGACCAACCTTGGCCTGGATGAAGAGACGATCCACCACAGGGTGCATGAAGCCTTAAAAATTGTCGGGATAGAGGACCTTGCCGGGCGTGTCCCCCACCACCTGAGCGGCGGGGAGAAAAAGCGTGTCGCCATTGCCGGAGTCATCGCCATGGAACCGGAAGTGCTGGTGCTCGATGAACCGACCGCCGGCCTTGACCCTCAGGGCGTCCACGACCTCATCGGTTTTGTCAACTCTCTCTCAAGGAAATACGGGATGACGGTCATCTTCTCAACCCATGATGTCGCTCTTGTCGCCGAGGTTGCAGACTATATCTACGTCATGAACAAGGGACGGTTTGTCGCGGAAGGTTCAGTGGAGGAAATTTTCATCCAGCCGGACATGCTCAAATCCATGCGTCTTGATGTCCCTGTCCTGCCAAAGCTGATCCAGTCGCTGAAGAAAAATGGCGTTCCCGTTACCATGGCATATACCTACGATGATGCCGAAAAGGTCCTGATACAGGCATTCAAAGGAAAGATATGA
- the cbiQ gene encoding cobalt ECF transporter T component CbiQ, giving the protein MIEELFLIEKQAYRDSFIHRLDARVKIILAFAVIIAIVAVPYSPMVYTVGAIFFLFFILLWAASKLSPFVYAKRLLAIVPIWGIIIFFQIFFKNKYYTDYHVLFSLPLGINIYTESIEFASILAVKFLVCISFIILLSSTTKLQDLLQGASRLGLPAEIALALGMMIRYLFVFGYIFRKINHTLETRCFDPFDPALPYRYRLRQLGYTIGTMFIRSYEQGERVYTSMLCRGYGRDSHLFITKKPLKRSEWVFLSISLFLVVSIPVSIWITATRLI; this is encoded by the coding sequence ATGATCGAAGAGCTTTTCCTAATTGAAAAACAGGCATACCGCGACAGCTTCATACACCGGCTTGATGCACGTGTTAAGATCATACTTGCGTTTGCCGTTATCATCGCTATTGTGGCTGTCCCTTATTCCCCGATGGTCTATACGGTTGGTGCCATCTTTTTTTTATTTTTTATACTTTTATGGGCAGCGTCAAAATTATCCCCGTTCGTTTATGCAAAACGGCTGCTTGCGATTGTCCCGATTTGGGGGATTATTATCTTTTTCCAGATTTTTTTCAAAAACAAGTATTATACAGATTACCATGTCCTTTTCTCCTTGCCGCTGGGTATCAACATCTATACCGAATCCATTGAGTTCGCGTCCATTCTCGCAGTAAAATTTCTTGTCTGTATATCTTTTATCATCCTTCTCTCATCCACAACAAAACTGCAGGACCTCCTGCAGGGAGCAAGCCGTCTCGGACTTCCTGCAGAGATCGCTCTCGCGCTTGGCATGATGATCCGCTACCTCTTTGTTTTCGGGTACATTTTCCGTAAGATCAACCACACGCTGGAAACCCGGTGTTTCGATCCATTCGACCCGGCGCTTCCTTACCGGTACCGGCTACGGCAGCTGGGATACACGATCGGGACAATGTTTATCCGGTCCTATGAACAGGGCGAACGGGTATACACCAGTATGCTCTGCCGGGGGTACGGGAGGGACAGCCATCTTTTTATCACAAAAAAGCCATTAAAACGGAGCGAATGGGTTTTTCTATCCATCAGCCTGTTCCTTGTCGTGTCAATCCCTGTCTCGATCTGGATCACCGCAACCCGTCTTATCTGA
- a CDS encoding PDGLE domain-containing protein, translating into MDNKTFLVIGIIVALLIGVVAVFLASGDPDGLESTALIVQGQKSLTGDTPPDAEIHEDTTGKFSYESPMPDYSLGEGLGPLGGIVAIVAGTLLAFALVLGISKLLVLKKKQKEAQVNQ; encoded by the coding sequence ATGGATAACAAGACCTTCCTCGTAATTGGTATTATTGTTGCACTGCTTATCGGCGTGGTTGCCGTGTTCCTTGCGTCGGGAGATCCCGATGGCCTTGAGAGCACTGCGCTCATCGTGCAGGGGCAAAAAAGCCTTACCGGCGATACACCTCCTGATGCTGAAATCCACGAAGATACGACCGGGAAATTCTCATACGAGTCGCCCATGCCGGATTATTCACTCGGTGAAGGACTTGGGCCATTGGGCGGCATCGTTGCGATAGTTGCCGGAACACTGCTTGCCTTTGCACTTGTGCTGGGCATCTCAAAACTGCTTGTTCTTAAGAAAAAACAGAAAGAAGCGCAGGTAAACCAATAG